One Thunnus thynnus chromosome 18, fThuThy2.1, whole genome shotgun sequence genomic region harbors:
- the srsf5b gene encoding serine and arginine rich splicing factor 5b, producing the protein MSGCRIFIGRLSPSAREKDVERFFKGYGRIRDIDLKRGFGFVEFDDPRDAEDAVYELDGKELCNERVTIEHARVRLRGGRGRGGGGGGGGRFSDRYGRGSQNSRSRNPPPMRTENRLIVENLSSRVSWQDLKDFMRQAGEVTFADAHRPKLNEGVVEFASYSDLKNALEKLSGKEINGRKIKLIEAAKKRSRSRSRSESSSRSRSRSRGRSPSRSPRRSRSPVKAHNRSRSRSGSPAGGASSPSNKSKEPAKRSSKTSKSATPPSPPPPQRASMSRSRSRSRSRSRSPSTDSQR; encoded by the exons ATGAGCGGTTGTCGTATCTTCATCGGCCGGCTGAGCCCCTCGGCCCGGGAGAAGGACGTGGAGAGGTTCTTCAAAGGATACGGCCGCATCCGAGACATCGATCTCAAGAGAGGCTTTGGGTTTGTG GAATTTGACGACCCCAGAGATGCTGAAGATGCCGTGTATGAGCTTGATGGCAAAGAGCTGTGCAACGAAAG GGTGACCATTGAGCACGCTCGTGTTCGTCTGCGAGGCGGACGTGGCAGAGGAGGTGGCGGCGGTGGAGGAGGACGTTTCTCCGATCGCTATGGCAGAGGCTCTCAGAACAGTCGGAG tCGAAACCCTCCTCCGATGCGCACTGAGAACCGCCTGATCGTGGAGAACTTGTCCTCTCGTGTCAGTTGGCAG GACCTGAAAGATTTCATGAGACAAGCTGGAGAGGTGACATTCGCAGACGCACATCGACCCAAGCTCAATGAAGG GGTGGTTGAGTTTGCCTCTTACAGCGATCTGAAAAACGCCCTTGAGAAATTGTCTGGAAAGGAAATCAATGGCAGGAAAATCAAGCTCATTGAGGCAGCCAAGAAGAG GTCAAGAAGTCGTTCCCGGTCTGAAAGCTCTTCTCGCTCCCGCTCTCGTTCTCGCGGTCGCTCTCCCTCACGCTCCCCGAGACGCTCCCGCAGCCCGGTAAAGGCTCACAACCGCTCCCGCTCTCGCAGCGGTTCCCCCGCCGGCGGCGCCTCATCCCCAAGCAACAAATCAAAGGAGCCGGCCAAACGCTCCTCCAAGACCAGCAAGTCCGCCACCCCGCCCTCCCCTCCGCCTCCCCAAAGAGCCTCCATGTCCCGTTCCCGCTCTCGTTCACGCTCCCGCTCTCGTTCTCCCTCTACCGACAGCCAGCGCTAA